In one window of Protaetiibacter larvae DNA:
- the rdgB gene encoding RdgB/HAM1 family non-canonical purine NTP pyrophosphatase, with protein MTVFVLATHNAHKVEELRRILGERLGTHELVGYDGPEPVEDGDTFEANALIKARAANRHTGLPAIADDSGIAVAALGGAPGIHSARYAGTRSDADNNAMLLANLAGAADRSAEFVCAAALVDGERELVVRGVWPGVVLEAPAGTHGFGYDPLFRPDGIPTSSAELTPDEKNAVSHRARAFGALVAQLRALYG; from the coding sequence ATGACGGTCTTCGTGCTCGCCACCCACAATGCGCACAAGGTCGAGGAACTGCGTCGCATCCTGGGGGAGCGCCTCGGCACGCACGAACTGGTCGGCTACGACGGGCCGGAGCCGGTGGAGGACGGCGACACCTTCGAGGCGAACGCGCTCATCAAGGCGCGCGCCGCGAACCGGCACACCGGGTTGCCGGCGATCGCCGACGACTCCGGGATCGCGGTCGCGGCGCTCGGCGGTGCCCCCGGCATCCATTCTGCGCGGTACGCGGGCACGCGCAGTGACGCCGACAACAACGCGATGCTGCTCGCGAACCTCGCGGGTGCGGCGGATCGCTCCGCCGAGTTCGTCTGCGCCGCCGCCCTCGTGGACGGCGAGCGCGAGCTCGTGGTGCGCGGCGTCTGGCCGGGCGTCGTGCTCGAGGCGCCGGCGGGCACCCACGGCTTCGGCTACGACCCGTTGTTCCGTCCCGACGGCATCCCCACCTCTTCGGCCGAGCTCACGCCCGACGAGAAGAACGCGGTGAGCCATCGCGCCCGCGCCTTCGGCGCCCTGGTCGCCCAGCTGCGCGCCCTCTACGGCTGA
- the rph gene encoding ribonuclease PH has product MTDTRADGRTADQLRPITIERGWSAQAEGSALISFGNTKVLCTASFTNGVPRWLVGKGKGWVTAEYAMLPRSTNERMDRESVKGRVGGRTHEISRLVGRSLRAIIDTKALGENTIVIDCDVLQADGGTRTAAITGAYVALADAVAWGREQGFIGKNAKALIDTVSAVSVGIIDGVPLLDLAYTEDVRAETDMNVVVTGRGLFVEVQGTAEGAPFDRRELDALLDLALAGNAELARIQAEALGA; this is encoded by the coding sequence ATGACCGACACCCGCGCCGACGGCCGCACCGCCGACCAGCTGCGTCCCATCACGATCGAGCGCGGCTGGAGCGCCCAGGCCGAAGGCAGCGCCCTTATCTCCTTCGGCAACACGAAGGTGCTGTGCACGGCGAGCTTCACCAACGGCGTGCCGCGCTGGCTGGTCGGCAAGGGCAAGGGCTGGGTGACCGCCGAGTACGCGATGCTGCCGCGCTCCACGAACGAGCGGATGGATCGCGAGTCGGTCAAGGGCCGCGTCGGCGGCCGCACGCACGAGATCTCGCGCCTCGTCGGCCGCAGCCTGCGCGCCATCATCGACACCAAGGCGCTCGGCGAGAACACCATCGTGATCGACTGCGACGTGCTGCAGGCCGACGGCGGCACCCGCACCGCCGCCATCACGGGTGCCTACGTGGCGCTCGCGGACGCCGTGGCCTGGGGCCGGGAGCAGGGCTTCATCGGGAAGAACGCGAAGGCGCTCATCGACACCGTGTCGGCGGTGAGCGTGGGCATCATCGACGGGGTCCCGCTGCTCGACCTCGCCTACACCGAGGATGTGCGTGCCGAGACCGACATGAACGTCGTCGTCACCGGTCGCGGCCTCTTCGTCGAGGTGCAGGGCACCGCGGAGGGCGCGCCGTTCGACCGGCGTGAGCTCGACGCGCTGCTCGACCTGGCGCTCGCCGGCAATGCCGAGCTCGCCCGCATCCAGGCGGAGGCGCTCGGCGCATGA
- the murI gene encoding glutamate racemase: MTHAVPTDAPIGVFDSGVGGLTVARAILDQLPHESILYVGDTAHSPYGPKPIAEVRAYALAVMDDLVAQGVKTLVIACNTASAAVLRDARERYTAAAGIPVVEVIQPAVRAAVRSTRNGRVGVIGTVGTIQSRAYDDAFAAADGLELFSAACPRFVEFVEAGVTSGPELFEAAQGYLSPLIAADVDTLVLGCTHYPLMSAAIQYVMGPGVRLVSSAEETAADVYRTLVSHGIQRTAQTPPTHRFESTGDDERAFRALAARFLGPEVRHVEAFPTGTITVPGV; the protein is encoded by the coding sequence GTGACCCACGCCGTGCCCACCGACGCTCCCATCGGGGTGTTCGACTCGGGGGTCGGCGGGCTCACGGTGGCGCGGGCGATCCTCGACCAGCTGCCCCACGAGTCGATCCTGTACGTGGGCGACACCGCCCACTCGCCGTACGGTCCGAAGCCGATCGCCGAGGTGCGCGCCTACGCGCTCGCGGTCATGGACGATCTCGTCGCGCAGGGAGTGAAAACCCTCGTCATCGCCTGCAACACCGCGTCCGCCGCCGTGCTGCGGGATGCCCGCGAGCGCTACACGGCGGCGGCCGGCATCCCGGTCGTCGAGGTGATCCAGCCCGCCGTGCGTGCCGCCGTGCGGTCCACGCGCAACGGGCGCGTGGGTGTGATCGGCACCGTCGGCACCATCCAGTCGCGCGCCTACGACGACGCCTTCGCCGCCGCCGACGGTCTCGAGCTGTTCAGTGCGGCCTGCCCCCGCTTCGTCGAGTTCGTCGAGGCCGGCGTCACGAGCGGGCCCGAGCTCTTCGAGGCCGCCCAGGGGTACCTCAGCCCCCTCATCGCCGCCGACGTCGACACCCTTGTGCTCGGCTGCACCCACTACCCGCTCATGTCGGCAGCCATCCAATACGTCATGGGCCCGGGCGTGCGGCTCGTGTCGAGCGCCGAGGAGACCGCGGCGGATGTGTACCGCACCCTCGTCTCGCACGGCATCCAGCGCACCGCGCAGACCCCGCCCACCCACCGCTTCGAGTCGACCGGCGACGACGAGCGCGCCTTCCGCGCCCTCGCCGCCCGCTTCCTCGGGCCCGAGGTGCGCCACGTCGAAGCCTTCCCGACCGGCACGATCACCGTGCCGGGAGTCTGA
- a CDS encoding PKD domain-containing protein yields the protein MVTLDDIARFRPAPGIQRMEPDGWVVVGLPANIYAIANAELVPGTLLELPAEVRFTPVGFRWDYGDGSTATLTTKGGTWRALGLSEFDPTPTSHIYRAPGSYTIRLSIVYRAEYRLEDGPFAPIAGTITLPANELHITAGGAKTVLVDRDCTVAPAGPGC from the coding sequence GTGGTGACTCTCGACGACATCGCGCGGTTCCGGCCGGCGCCGGGCATCCAGCGGATGGAGCCGGATGGCTGGGTGGTGGTGGGGCTGCCCGCCAACATCTACGCGATCGCGAACGCGGAGCTCGTTCCGGGCACCCTGCTCGAGCTGCCGGCGGAGGTGCGGTTCACCCCGGTCGGCTTCCGCTGGGATTACGGCGACGGCTCGACCGCCACCCTCACGACGAAGGGCGGCACCTGGCGCGCCCTCGGGCTGAGCGAGTTCGACCCCACCCCGACGAGTCACATCTACCGCGCCCCGGGGAGCTACACGATCCGGCTGAGCATCGTGTACCGCGCCGAGTACCGACTCGAAGACGGCCCGTTCGCGCCCATCGCGGGCACCATCACCCTGCCCGCCAACGAGCTGCACATCACGGCGGGCGGCGCGAAGACCGTGCTCGTCGACCGGGACTGCACGGTCGCGCCCGCAGGGCCGGGGTGCTGA
- a CDS encoding nicotinate phosphoribosyltransferase, whose translation MTSTALRTDRYELTMIDAALRAGAHERPSVFELFARRLPDGRRFGVVAGTGRLLEAIEAFRFGEDELAWLDRERVVSPETLDWLAAYRFRGTIRGYREGELYFPGSPLLVVEAGFAEGVVLETIALSILNYDSAVASAAARMVSAAGGRPLAEMGSRRTGEHSAVAAARAAYIAGFGATSNLEAGRRWGVPTMGTAAHAFTLLFPTEGEAFAAQLAALGPGTTLLVDTYDIRRGVENAVRAAGTGLGAVRIDSGDLDVVVREVRAQLDALGATGTRITVTNDLDEYAIAALAAAPVDSYGVGTALVTGSGSPASGMVYKLVAHQDAGGAWLSVGKTSEGKATVGGRKQPVRALRDGVAVSEDIHVEDPPVDALAADAGRLLHVPLVTDGEVHTAALGPDGVAAARAHHAAAIAELSADGRRLSRGDAAIPTRYL comes from the coding sequence ATGACGTCGACGGCGCTCCGCACCGACCGCTACGAACTCACGATGATCGACGCCGCCCTGCGCGCCGGGGCGCACGAGCGTCCCAGCGTGTTCGAGCTGTTCGCCCGCCGACTTCCGGACGGGCGCCGCTTCGGGGTCGTCGCGGGCACGGGCCGCCTGCTCGAGGCGATCGAGGCGTTCCGTTTCGGGGAGGACGAGCTGGCGTGGCTCGACCGGGAACGGGTCGTCTCGCCCGAGACGCTCGACTGGCTCGCGGCGTACCGTTTCCGCGGCACCATCCGCGGGTATCGCGAGGGTGAGCTGTACTTCCCCGGCTCCCCGTTGCTCGTCGTGGAGGCGGGGTTCGCGGAGGGTGTCGTGCTCGAGACGATCGCCCTCTCGATCCTCAACTACGACTCCGCGGTGGCGAGCGCCGCCGCACGCATGGTGTCGGCGGCCGGGGGGCGTCCGCTCGCCGAGATGGGCTCGCGGCGCACCGGCGAGCATTCGGCCGTCGCCGCCGCGCGGGCGGCCTACATCGCGGGCTTCGGCGCCACGTCCAACCTGGAGGCGGGGCGCCGGTGGGGCGTGCCCACGATGGGCACCGCCGCGCACGCCTTCACCCTGCTATTCCCCACCGAAGGGGAGGCGTTCGCGGCGCAGCTCGCCGCGCTCGGGCCCGGCACCACGCTGCTGGTCGACACCTACGACATCCGCCGCGGCGTCGAGAACGCTGTGCGTGCCGCCGGCACCGGTCTCGGGGCGGTGCGCATCGACTCCGGCGACCTGGATGTGGTGGTGCGCGAGGTGCGCGCACAGCTGGACGCGCTGGGCGCGACGGGCACGCGCATCACCGTCACGAACGACCTCGACGAGTACGCGATCGCCGCCCTCGCGGCGGCCCCTGTCGACTCCTACGGCGTGGGCACCGCTCTCGTCACCGGTTCCGGCTCCCCCGCCTCCGGGATGGTCTACAAGCTTGTCGCGCACCAGGATGCCGGCGGCGCCTGGCTGTCGGTCGGGAAGACCTCCGAAGGCAAGGCGACGGTCGGCGGCCGCAAGCAGCCGGTGCGGGCGCTCCGCGACGGGGTCGCCGTGTCGGAGGACATCCACGTGGAGGATCCGCCGGTGGATGCCCTCGCCGCGGATGCGGGACGGCTGCTGCATGTGCCGCTCGTCACCGACGGCGAGGTCCACACCGCCGCGCTCGGCCCGGACGGGGTGGCCGCAGCACGGGCGCACCACGCCGCGGCGATCGCGGAGCTGTCGGCGGATGGTCGGCGCCTCTCGCGCGGGGATGCGGCGATCCCGACGCGCTACCTGTGA
- a CDS encoding DUF3039 domain-containing protein: MSELDGDRIGGGTDVLDRELEKLLEGELTEDGDHDRFAHYVQKDKIVESAVTGKPVRALCGKKWVPGRDPSKFPVCPDCQKIYDRLK; this comes from the coding sequence ATGAGCGAGCTGGATGGGGATCGGATCGGCGGGGGCACCGACGTGCTCGACCGGGAGCTCGAGAAGCTCCTCGAGGGCGAGCTCACCGAGGACGGCGACCACGACCGTTTCGCCCACTACGTGCAGAAGGACAAGATCGTCGAATCGGCGGTCACGGGCAAGCCGGTGCGCGCGCTGTGCGGCAAGAAGTGGGTTCCGGGGCGCGACCCCTCCAAGTTCCCGGTGTGCCCCGACTGCCAGAAGATCTACGACCGCCTGAAGTAG
- a CDS encoding ABC transporter ATP-binding protein produces METDPTTPTTSSRRPSGSAARRGSASAASRARSGKPRVDPPRPAGVEIVAREAPAASEVVELIEQPAEAAADAAVLAQVEAPAVPEETAAEVPAPVQRRAPAKPHPLRHTAPDSPAAAPASIDIALSVQGLTKRFGGRTAVDGIELQVHPGSFFGIVGPNGAGKTTTLSMITGLLRPDGGVVRVYGLDVWGNAALAKKQIGVLPDRLRLFDRLTGAELLHHAGALRGLDRATIAQRSADLAAAFGLEHSMHRLVADFSAGMTKKIAIAAAMIHAPRLLVLDEPFESVDPVSTSIVLDVLTRFTHAGGTVILSSHSMELTERICDAIAIIADGAVLAAGPLAEVLDGRSLEERFVELAGGAAAVEGMEWLQNFSD; encoded by the coding sequence GTGGAGACCGACCCCACCACCCCCACCACGTCGAGCCGACGACCGTCCGGCTCCGCGGCCCGGCGCGGTTCGGCATCGGCCGCATCCCGCGCGCGCAGCGGCAAACCGCGTGTCGACCCGCCGCGTCCCGCCGGTGTCGAGATCGTCGCGCGCGAGGCGCCGGCGGCCTCCGAGGTGGTTGAGCTGATCGAGCAGCCCGCTGAGGCGGCCGCCGACGCAGCGGTCCTCGCCCAAGTGGAGGCTCCCGCGGTCCCCGAGGAGACCGCGGCCGAGGTGCCCGCACCCGTCCAGCGCCGTGCGCCCGCGAAGCCGCATCCGCTGCGGCACACGGCGCCCGACTCCCCGGCGGCGGCGCCCGCATCCATCGACATCGCCCTCTCGGTGCAGGGGCTCACCAAGCGCTTCGGCGGACGCACCGCCGTCGACGGCATCGAGCTGCAGGTGCATCCCGGCTCGTTCTTCGGCATCGTGGGGCCCAACGGGGCGGGCAAGACGACGACCCTCTCCATGATCACCGGGCTGCTGCGCCCCGACGGCGGCGTCGTGCGGGTCTACGGGCTCGATGTGTGGGGCAACGCGGCACTCGCCAAGAAGCAGATCGGGGTGCTCCCCGACCGGCTGCGGCTGTTCGACCGGCTCACGGGAGCCGAGCTGCTCCACCACGCGGGCGCGCTCCGCGGGCTCGACCGGGCGACGATCGCCCAGCGCTCCGCCGACCTCGCGGCGGCGTTCGGCCTCGAGCATTCGATGCATCGGCTCGTCGCGGACTTCTCCGCGGGAATGACCAAGAAGATCGCGATCGCGGCGGCCATGATCCACGCACCTCGGCTGCTCGTGCTCGACGAACCCTTCGAGTCCGTCGACCCGGTGTCCACCTCGATCGTGCTCGACGTGCTCACGCGGTTCACGCACGCCGGCGGCACCGTCATCCTCTCGAGCCACAGCATGGAGCTGACCGAGCGCATCTGCGACGCGATCGCGATCATCGCCGACGGCGCGGTGCTCGCCGCGGGTCCGCTCGCCGAGGTGCTCGACGGGCGCAGCCTGGAGGAGCGCTTCGTCGAGCTCGCGGGCGGCGCCGCAGCGGTGGAGGGCATGGAGTGGTTGCAGAACTTCTCCGACTGA